GCGATAATCCATTCAAGCTCGTTGAGCGGTGAAGCAAAAAGATTAATAAGGCTCCGACCCCAAATTTCTTCCATGAGTGTAATTGAAATTTCATAACACGACCTGAGCGTCACTTGCCACAATACAAGCCCTGCCATTAAAAGCAGTACCAATTTTGTTGTTGTTTTTTGTGATTGTTCAATCCATGAAGCGGTCATTCCCCACATGGTGATGTCAAGCAACGGCCAATAAAAAAATTCTGCCATACGCACAACATTGCGTCGTTCGAAATAAAGAATTCTCAGCATAATTGCCTGAATTCTATGCCACACAATATCCATCTTGTGCTCCTATCATATGCTCAGCTTATGTAGCCCGAGCAATTTGTAAAAAGTAATCTTCAAGGGTTGGTTTTTCAATAGCAATATGAGAAAACTGCACGCCACACTGAGCAACTTGCATAATAAACTGCGCAACTGATTGTTCATTGACCTCGACTTCAATCCACCGCTCTTTTACGGTGTAGGCAAGATTTTCCCTTTGAGCATAAGCAATTAATCGTTTGAGACCGTCAACAATCACCAACTGCACTCGAGCTCGAGAGATACTTGCAGCAAGGACAGCAGGAGCATCGTTGGCTATAATTTTTCCGTTCTGCAACACAAGTACACGCTGGCATACGGTGGCAACTTCATCCATATTGTGCGATGTAAACAAAATAGAAAGCTTTCTGCTTTGCTGCTCATGCAAAATGAATTCACGCACTTCACAGGCAACGTCCGGATCAAGTGATGCCGTAGGTTCATCAAGCAGTAAAAGTTTTGGTTCGGTCATAAAAGCCTTAACCAACATAACGCGCGTTTTCTGACCCGCAGAGAGCGTGCCAACCTCACGTCGCGCAAACCCAGTTGCATGAAATTTTTCAAGATATCGTGCAATCCGCTGGCGCAATACAGCTCCGGTAAGACCATACAACATGCCATGAATAGTTAAATTTTCCTGAACACTCAGGTTAGCTGGAAAATTGATGTAGGTGCTTGCAAAACCGACTTCTTGCAATACTTCAGAATGATGCGTTAAAAAATTTTTACCAAAAACGGTTACACTCCCGGCTGTGGCAGTCAACGTGCCAAGCAGCATGTGAATGGTGGTGGTTTTTCCAGCTCCATTAGGTCCAAGAAGTCCCAATATCTCGCCTTCACCGATGGAGAACGAAATGTTATCGACAGCGGTAAACGGCTTCTGAACCTTGCTTTTTCCCGGAAAAATCTTGGTTAGATTTTGTACAACTAAAACCGAACTCGTATTCATAATGACCTCACTTTACGCTTTGGAACACAGTGTAGCACAAAAACCGCTACCTCCCAAAAATGAATTCCTAGCAAAAATAACCGGTTTTACAGATTTGCATGAGTCTAAATACCCCCTAAAAATAGGCTTTTTTAGAGATCAACACCTACCCCACTTGCATTAATTTAATTTCAATTATAGAATTAATATAGATTCTCAAATCAAGAATTTGTCTTTATGTAATAAATGGAGGTTTCTTATGAAAAATGTAAGCAAAATAATTGTGTTATTTGGTTTTTTTACAGTACTAATAACTTCAACAACATGGGCGATGAGGCCAGATTTTCAACAACAACTTAAAGAGCGCAGAGAAAGACTAGAAAAAGAACGCCAAGAGAAGTTGACACAGGAAAATGCTCAAAATCAAACACCTACTCCTCAGCTCGAAGTTCAAGATCAGAATATAATTCAACATCAATTCACTTTTGACGAAGATATTGAAGTAATATTCAAAAAATATCTTCCTGATAATGTTCTTTTGAATTCAAACAACAACAATAATAACGTCGTTACCAAACAAGACTCTGATACAAACACTATTGATACCGACGATTTAATGTTAGAAGAAGAAACTATAATTCCTAACTCAAAATCTAATCAGAAAAAAAGAAAGCGTAATCAAGGAGATGAATTACAACACGAAGTCATTAAAAAATCTAAAATACCAGCAAGCGAAGTCCAACTTGATAAACTATACAACCAGTCAATGGTAATAAAATATTTTCCGCATAACATGCATCTGAAAACAGAAAAATATACGGTAAATAAAGAAATACTGGAACAGCTTATCAACTCGGACAATCTTGATATATCGTTTGGATCAAGCAATCAAACAGCACTTCATTACGCAGTATGTTATCTTGATCTGCAAACAGTAAAATGCCTTATACATGCAGGCGCTAACGTTAATGCTCGTGACAGCCAAGGGCAAACTCCACTTCATTTTTGTGCAAAACAAGACAATTTGGTTTGGGGAGCTCGAACACTACCAGGCAACACAACCACCATCAAAAACCTATTATACTGTGGCGGTATTGCTTTACCATCAAAAGAAACTAGTGAAAAACGTACACAAATAATTGATGCACTTAGAAGAGGTGGCGCTGACCTCAATGCGCAAGACAATCAAGGATCAACTCCTCTCGCTCTTATCATTTCTAATATTTTAAATGACCGTAACAATGATGAAGAATTCAAAAATCTCCTTCACACAATTGAGTCCTTACTTCAAGAAGGAGCTTACCTATCAATACCCAGCGATCATCTTATAGCTGAATATACACCAGGATCAATTGAGGGTATAAAGCGAAAGAATGCACTGATAAATCTTCTTCTGAAATACAACGTATCTTTTGATCAAGAATGCAAAAAATTAATGGTAAATGCATGGTCGGCATTTTTCTTGCTTAATCATCAAGAATCAAAATAGATAAATGTTACGAGGTTCTTTAGATCTCCGATCTAGTCAGTAATGACATCCTAAAAAAAGTTCTTTTTTAAAAGCAAAGCAGGGCGCGATGCGCCCTGCTTTGCTTTTAAAATCTACAAAAAACCTAGTCCCAATTCAAAGAACCGGCTGTTTGATACTCGGTTACACGAGTTTCGAAAAAGTTCTTTTCTTTGGTTAAATCAGTAGCCTGCGACATCCATGGAAATGGATTTGGCTTGTTATAAATCTTTGGCAAGCCAATGCGCTCAAGGCGACGGTCCGCCATGTGTTCAACGTACAAACAGAACTGCTGCGCATTGATACCCATCACACCTTGCGGGCAAGCATCAAGCGCATAGTTACTTTCAAGTTCAACCGCTTTTTTGATCAATTCAACAACTTTTGTTTGAAATTCCGCATCCCAAACCTCTGGATTTTCAGCTTTAATGGTGTTGATGAGATCGCAGCCAAAAGCCAAGTGAATACTTTCATCACGCATGATGTATTCAAACTGTTCACCAATACCGATCATCTTTTGTTGGCGCTTGAGCGCAAGCATCATTGCAAAACCTGCATAGAAGAAGATACCTTCCATGATGACGTAGTAGCCAACAAGGTCAATAAGAAAACGTTGGATATTCTTTATACCATCTGTTTTAAAAGAAGGATCAAAAATTGTTGTTGTCAGGTCAACAACAAAATCATCCTTCGCTTTGATTGAAGGAATGGTCTGATACATATTATAAATGTAGTCAGGGTCAAGACCTAATGAATCGCAGCAGTAAATGAACGTATCAGTATGCACCGCTTCTTCATATGCTTGGCGCAACAAATATTGCCGACACTCTGGATTGGTTACGTGACGATAAACTGCCAAAACAATGTTGTTAGCAGTCAACGATTCTGCGGTTGAAAAAAAGCCCAAATTCCAAAGAATAAGCTTGCGTTCTTCAGGTGTTAAACAATCCTGAGATTTCCACTGTTCAACATCCTTTTGCATGGAAACTTCTTCAGGTGTCCAATTATTTGCAACACCATCTTTATAATGTTGACGTGCCCAATGATAGGTCATCGGCAATATTTTATTTGGATCAATCGACGAATTATTAATAATCGTCTTACGTTTATCTATATTTCCAATCATAGAAGACCTCTCTTATGATGAATATTTTTTATTGGCAAGATTCACACGACTCATCTTCAATTCCACATGAACGCTGGCCAAGATCTCCAGTAAAAGATGTCTCATCCTGCCCATCATTTTGTCCTATAGCCGACTCTTGGACCTTAGAATATTCACGTTTTTGTGTGAATCCAAACTTTTGTGCATCTAATGTCGATTTTTCAATTTGGCTCGCTGCAAGCGTTCGTAAATAATAGGTTGCTTTTAAGCCAGAACGCCACGCAAGCAGATAAATATCATTGAGCTTTTGCCCAGAAACACCCTGCATAAAAACATTATGCGATTGGCTTTGATCAATCCATTTACCACGAACGGCAGTCATTTTTATCAACCACTCAGGGTCAATTTCAAAAGCTTCTTTATATTTTTCTTTAATATGAACAGGAATTGATTGAATGAGTTGAATATTGCCATCACAATATTTCAGCTGATCAAGCATATCCTGATTCCATAAGCCAAGTTTCTTCAAATCATTAACAAGATATTCGTTAATAATAGTAAACTCTCCGCTCATGTTTGCTTTTACATAGATATTCTTATAAATCGGCTCGATGCTTGGAAAACTTCCTGCAATATTTGAAATGGTTGCTGTGGGGGCAATTGCCATCAAGTTAGAATTGCGCATGCCATATTTTTTGACCATCTCGCGCACAGGTTTCCAGTCCATTGAACTTGTTCGTGAAACTTCGACCGGAATGCCTCGTTCTTTTTCAAGCAGATCAAGTGTATCAAGTGGAAAAATTCCACGATCCCATTTTGAACCCTTGTATGAACTGTAATAACCGCGCTCTTTTGCAAGCTGGCTCGAAGCTGCAATGGCATAATAGGATATAAATTCCATGGTAGTATCAGCAAGTTCAAGTGCTCGAGGATCTTCCATTGGAATATCGATTATAAAAAGTGCATCCTGAAAGCCCATAATACCTAGTCCAATTGGACGATGACGCAGGTTTGAATTTTTTCCTTCAATCGTTGGATAGAAGTTAATATCAATAACGTTATCAAGCATCCGAATTGCCGAATTAATGGTATCAATCAAAAGATCTTTATCAAGCTTCCCATCTTTGACATGTCGAGCTAAGTTTATTGATCCCAGATTACAAACAGCGGTCTCATCTTTGGAAGTATTAAGGGTAATCTCGGTACATAAATTTGAAGAATGAACAACACCAACATGATCCTGAGGCGAACGAATGTTACACGTATCCTTGAAAGTAATCCATGGATGACCAGTTTCAAAAAGACGGCTCAACATTTTTCGCCAGAGTTGACGTGCTGGAACCGCTTTAAAAAATTTAATTTCTCCGGAGTGAGTCTTTTGCTCATACTCAACATAGCGCTGCTCAAATTCACGTCCATAAATTTCATGCAAATCAGGTGTTTCATGCGGAGAAAACAAGGTCCATGATTCATCGGCAATCACACGCTTCATAAAGAGATCAGGTATCCAATTTGCAGTATTCATGTCATGGGTACGACGCCTGTCATCACCAGTGTTTCTTCGTAAATCTAAGAAATCTTCAAAATCATAATGCCAGCTTTCAAGATAAGCACACGTTGCACCTCGTCTGCTTCCACTACGATTAATTGCTGCAACAACGTCATTAGCAAGTTTAAGAAAAGGAATAATACCTTGGCTCTTTACACGAATACTGCTAATTGGAGAACCTGTTCCGCGTAATTGCGTCCATGAATTTCCTAAACCACCTGACCATTTTGACATGTGCGCATTGTCTTTGAGACATTTAAAAATATGATCCAAATCATCATCAACATATGTTAAATAACAAGAACTGAGTTGTGGATGAGGAGTTCCTGCGTGGAAAAGAGTTGGAGTTGAAGAAACATAACGCAATGATGAAAAAATGCGATAAAATTCGATTGCTCGATCAGTACGCTCAAATTCTTTTTCATTAAGCGCAAGACCCATCGCCACACGCATCCAAAATGCTTGCGGTAATTCAATAACACGACCATTATGCCGACGAAAATAGCGTTCATACAAAGTTTGAATGCTGATATATCCAAATAAGAAGTCATTTTCAACTTCAAGAGCATGAGAAAGTTTTTCAAGATCAAACTCAAGAAGTTTTTTATCAAGAACTTCATATTCAACACCGGCGCTAATGTACTCAATAAAATTTTTTCGATAGCTTTCAGCTAACCGCTCATCGGTAAGAGAACATCCAATAGCCTCTTTATAAATTTGCTGTAAAAAAAGTCTTGCAGATACATAACTGTAAGCAGGATCGCGTTCAATAAATGAAACGGTTGCAAGTACAAGTGCCTTTTCCAAATCACGTGTGGAAATTTTATCATAAATAATTTTAATAAGTTCAGAAAAAATAAGCTCTATCGATACAGATTGTTCAAACCCTTTTGCGGCACGCTGAATAGTCTTAATAATTTTTTCTTTTTCAAATGGCACCAAACTTCCATTACGCTTGGATACCTGAACAATCGATAAATCTCCCCACACCGTAGAAGTTGGCGCTTGGGAGGCTGTGCTAGCGAGTTGATTTGACATAAATTCCTCCTCTTAAATTTTTATTCTGACTTTTTTCAACAATCTATATGTACTATATTTTCTGTTGATAAAAAATCATAAAACTATTTTCTCATTGCAAAATTATTTTTTTCGACGTGAACTATACTCTAGCAGGTTGCAAAACCACAATCAAATAATTTTTTTATTATAGAGAATGTCCTGTACCAAAGCGCTTTCCTAAATATTTTGAAAATAAATTTGATAGAAAAAGTCAAGAAATTTTTTCATTAAAAATCTATAATCACTCTTCTATTTTATCGTCAAAAAATAACTGTTTTTTATTTTAGAATAGAAAACAAATAAAAAAGATGATCGTTGTTCGTCTGCAATTTTTCTCTTACTATGGCTTTTTATAGTATGGCAGAATAATAGATGAATAAATTGTTGTTAGTCTTTTTGATTCAATCACTCATCTTTAAAATATGATGTTTTTGTTTAAAATCTGCGAAATAAAAGATTTCATGCTTGAACACAACTCTTTACCGTGTCAATGATTGATCGATTTTTTCAAAGTGGATTATGAATACACCAAGAGCTTTTTGTAATTAATATACAATAGAATAACCGCTCAATAAAAACAGCTACGGCATGAATCAGATTGTAATAAATAAAAGCGACCGCATATAATACAATCGCTTTTATTTATTCTAAATTTATCTAAGATTTAAAAAAATTGTCATCAACAAAGTTCCAAAGACTGGAACTTTAATATATTTAAATCCAAAGAGCTTGTTTGCAATATTAAGCAATGACAACATGACAAGTGCTGGATAGCAGGTAATAACAACAGGAGAAATCATTTTCATGATACCTGCAAATCCAAGATTTGCCATAACAAAGGTACAAACAGTGGTGATAAGCAATGCATACAGGTAGCTAATGCGTCCATTAAAAACACCATTACGTATGTAATCCGCAAATACAGCTGTAAGCGCAAGTGCTGTTGTTATACAAGCAATTACTACGGTAATATTCGCTAATATTCCGGCATGTGATCCAAGAATTGAAATAGCAAGTGCACTCAAAATTTGATCTTGTGCAACATCAACAAGTTGAGCTCCATGCATTGCTGCAATAAAGCAAAAACCGGTGTATACAAGTCCAAGCAAGAGACCACCAATAATTCCACCTTTTAAGCCAATCATTGCAATATCTCTTGTTGTAAGATTTTCTTTTTCCGATTTTGCTCGACGTCGAACCGCCTCAAGAATTAATCCTGAAAAGAAAATGGTACCGAGCAAATCAAGCATCCAAAAACCTTCGCGTAAGCCATATATAAAACTATTAAATGCTGTAAATCCAACATCAACTGGTTTCAGTGGACTAAAAATTCCAACTATTATGATAGAAAAAAGTAAGACGAGCTTTATCGGACCAAAAACTTTACCGAGTAATTCAACAAGCAAGCTCTTACGCATGGTGCAAATAAAAATAAATACAACTGCAAGAAAGCTAAACCAAAAAGCTGTGCATCCAGGGACGTACCAACGAATTACCGCATGGGCAAGGGTTAAGCAGCGAGGAATTGCTCCAAAGGGCCCAATGAGAACCATACATATAAAGGTTATGACGGCAGCAGGGATAGCACCCATTGTCCCCATAAATTTCTTATAATTCCCATCAAATAACATCGATGCAATAAGTCCAATTACAGGAATCAAGATAGCAGAAATGCAAAGCCCAAGCAGCGCATAAAGCACCTGATCTCCAACAGTACGACCAAGACCAAGAGGAAAAACAACGTTGCCGGCACCAAAAAGCATTGCAAAAATTGCAAGACCAACAGTAAGTGAATTTGAAAATTTCACAATAAATCCTTTCATCAATACTCAAAAGCTATCTTTGTAAAATACAACAAAGTGCTTTAAAAAAATTACCCGCGATAACGAGAGTAACAAACAAAAAACATACAAAAAATAAATGTTAAACAATAAAAAAGAATGCCGCGCTTGCGGCGACAATAGTATTCATGGCTAAAAGCCACATAGAAAGCGTCAAAATAGAACGCATTGTATGAGAAGCTGGAGAAGAAGATTGCCCTACTTGATTAAACATCAAAAAAGGTGCTGCATAGCCGGTATGGCTTTTTTCCAAATATCCGAGCACAAGGTCAAAAACCTTGGAGGATGCTATGAGCTGGTACATATTAACTCCTCATCGTTCCGCGTGCATTGAATGCATAAAGGCTCTCGCAGCACGTATTCACTATAAAAAACGCTTTAGTGGGCATTATAACTCAGATTCACTATAAGCGCAATCGCTAAAATTCAAATTGTAAACCCTGGATAGCGATTTTCTACCCAGGGTTTACAATTCGTTTTATACTTCACAAAACAGGAGTTTATTTTCCTGGAAAGTCTGTGTATCGTGCAGAATGATCAACTCCCTGTGAAACTCCATAAATTTTTTCAAATAATGTTAATGAAGTATCATCATACACATGCATCTGGGTAAGGCGATCAATCGTTTGTTCTCTTACAGCCTCACCCAAACTCTTTTCAAGTCGAGCAATAACATTATCAAAACCATGTCTCATGGTCAGTTTTTCAAAGTATTGTATTAACTCAATAATTTCTTGATCTGCGCCATGTTTGCATGCTGAATGATAAGGAATGCCACCATTATTATTAACATGAAATACATCAGCTCCATTATGAAGAATAAGACTAATAAAACTATGATTCTTAACATCAGCTCTCAAAGCATGAAATAAAGCCGTTGAGTTACTTCCATCAACAACATTAATATTTATATCTTCACTCATAAAACTTAATGCTAAATCATAATTACCCTGAATGACACTATCTAAAAATTGATAACTCAGTATCAGCTTTTTAAGACGCTTAATAGTTTCCTGTTTTTCAGCTAAGTTCATTCTGCTTTTGCTAATTTGCTGAGCAACAGCTTGAGAACCATATTTATTTATTGTAGCAAACTCATAAAAGTTAATTGTATTTAAAATTTCTTGTGATGCGTTGCGATTTGTTGCTGAGAAATAAGGTATCCCCCCACGGCTGTTCACATGAAAAACATCCGCTCCATGTTTAAGACACAACTTAAGAGCCATCAGATTACTTGCTCTAATCGCATAAAAAAGCGGTGTTGAATTGTCTGCGTCAACAACATCAACATGCGCTCCTTGTTCAAGCAAATTCTTAACTTCATCGTTATTGCCAGTATTGATAAGTTCAAATAATTGTTGACCAAGAACCTGACATTGTTCTGAACTTATTTCAGGAACTTCTTGATCTACTGATACCACTTCTTGAGCACCTGAACCACAACTTGATTGATCTTCTTGCATAGCACTAAGACCATGCAGAGCGCTCAAAAGACCACCTATCAAAAAAATACGATTAAATTGTATCTTCATGAAAAACCCCTCATTTATTAAAAAGTAACAGCTACAAATATGATACAGTTCGATATTATCAAATAGAAAATATCTGTAAAGAGGGCAAAGAAAAAGCCCCATTTCTGGGGCTTTTTCTCAAATTTCAGAGTAAAGTAGGGTGTTAGTACATTCCGCCCATACCACCCATGCCTGCACCATGGCCATGGCCATGAGCAGCTGCGGCAGCTGGTTTTTCTTCTGGAATGTCTGCAATCATCGCCTCTGTTGTGAGCAACAAGCCAGCAATCGATGCTGCATGTTGTAATGCAGAACGAGTTACTTTGGTTGGATCAACAACACCTGCTTTGAACATATCAACATATTGTTCAGAGCGAGCATCAAAGCCAATATTACCTTCTGAGTTTTTAACTTTATCGATAATGACTGAAGGCTCAAATCCAGCATTAGAAACAATAATACGCGCTGGCTCTTCAAGAGCTCGACGAATAATATTAAGACCAATTGCTTGATCACCAGAAAGAACAAATGTTTCAAGTGCTTTTTGAGCGCGAAGCAATGCAACGCCACCACCTGCAACAATGCCTTCTTCAACCGCAGCACGTGTTGCATGGAGCGCATCGTCAACGCGATCTTTTTTTTCTTTCATTTCAGTTTCAGTTGCAGCACCAATCTTGATGACAGCTACGCCGCCAGCAAGTTTAGCAAGTCGCTCTTGCAACTTTTCTACATCATACTCTGAAGATGAATGTTCAATTTCAGCTTTAATTTGGAATACACGAGCTTTAATATCTTCTTGTGAACCTTGTCCATCAACAATAGTTGTATTGTCTTTGTTAATACAAACACGCTTTGCACGACCAAGGTCAGCAAAGGTTAAGTTATCAAGACGAACACCAAGCTCATCAGAAACAACACGTGCGCCGGTCAAAATTGCAAGATCTTGCATCATCGCTTTGCGGCGATCGCCAAACCCTGGAGCTTTAACTGCTGCAACGTGCAACGTTCCACGCATTTTATTAACAACCAATGTTGCAAGCGCTTCACCTTCAACATCTTCTGCAATAATTACTAATGGAAGACCTTGCTTTGCAACTTGTTCAAGAATAGGAAGTAAATCCTTCATGCTTGAAACTTTTTTATCACACAACAAGATAACTGGGTTTTCCAGAACAGCTTCCATCTTCTCTGCGTTGGTCACAAAATATGGAGAAACATAACCACGGTCAAACTGCATACCCTCAACGATATCAAGGGTACTTTCCATGCTCTTTGCTTCTTCAACAGTGATAACGCCATGCTTGCCAACTTTTTCCATTGCATCAGCAATCAAGTTACCAATGTAAGTATCACTGTTTGCAGAAATAGTTGCCACTTGAGCAATTTCGTCTCTACCTTGAATAGGTTTTGCTTGAGCGCGAAGCCCTTCAATAACCTTTTCAACTGACAAATCGATACCACGCTTAACTTCCATTGGGTTAGCACCAGCCGCGATGTTTTTAATGCCTTCGCGATAAATTGCTTGAGCCAACACAGTAGCAGTTGTTGTTCCGTCACCTGCAACGTCTGCAGTTTTAGAAGCAACTTCACGCACCATTTGTGCGCCCATGTTTTCAAGTTTGTCCTTGATTTCGATATCACGAGCAACTGTCACACCGTCTTTGGTGATTGTTGGTGAACCAAAAGATTTTTCAAGAGCAACGTTACGACCTTTAGGCCCAAGTGTAATTTTAACCGCATCAGCAAGGGTGTTTACGCCTCGCAAAATTTTGGCGCGTGCTTCTTCGCCAAATACTATTCTTTTTGCCATAGCTTTAAATCCTTATTATTTGAGTTAGTTACTTGTTAAAAACGCCAAGTAATTCTTCTTCGCGCAGAATAAGAAATTCTTGGGTTCCAAGTTTAACTTCTGTTCCAGAAAATTTTCCGAACAAAACTTTATCGCCATTTACTACTTTTAAAGGACGTAATGAACCATCGTTATTAAGCTTTCCTTCACCGGTCGCCATAACTGTTCCGTATTGTGTCTTCTCTTGGACAGTATCAGGAATGATAATGCCGCCAGCTGAGGTGTTGTCATTTTCAAGACGCTTAACCAGTACTCGGTCGTACAAAGGTTTAATAGTATCCGTCATTGCAGATCCTCCAAAAAATGAAATGTAACTTATTGAAAAAACAGTTTTAAGTAACACCATAAATTATAGGTGCTTAGGGTACTTTTTACCCGTTGTTATTAGATTTAAGTATAGGGTCAAAAATGAAAATTTCAACTAAAAGTTTATAGTAACCCACTAAGATTTCTTCACGGTTAATATATCAAGTTTAATTACTCACTTTATGTCAATATCATTAAAATCGTAAACCTTCTTGAAAATTTCTATTTTTCAAAAAAATAAATGCCCTACCCCTCAAAACTCGCATAACTCACTTACATCATAAAATTGAAAGATTACTGTAGTACTTTTTAATGCTAAACCGGATAAAATAATTGTCCATTTGATAATATTGTAAATTTTGTTAATATTTATTAAATGTTTCAGTATTTTTATTTTTTGAAATTGAGGTTAATTATGAAAAATCGAATAATAATGTTTTTAGTGGCTACAGGATTATTTTTTTCACAGATAACTCTGTTTGGTATGCAGGTAAATTTTAACCTACAACAAACCCCAGCTCTGTACAATATAAACAATCCATTCTATTTAAAATTGAGAGATGGAAGAACTATAAAAATTTGGGGTACAAACATACAAATTATAGAAAAAAACGGTGAAAACAGTGATTTATTCCATCCTTATGGATTTGCGCTCATTAATGGAGCACTTGAACTTCGCAATGGAAACCTACTTGTTCATAATAAATTTGGAATATCGATTATTGATCTGCTATCAAAAAAAATAATTAAATATTTTTTTACGGATTTCAGGCGTATAGCAGGAGTCTTAGAACTCAGCAACAGAAGATTGTTTGTACATTATACACCAAATACCGATAGTTCTATAACTTTCAGTATTCTTGATTACACCGAGAACGATAGTAACAATTTAACCCTTCTTAAAGTAATAGAAAAAAAATTGGGTTATAACACGATAATAACAGGTATGGCTGAAGTAGAAGAAAACAAGGTAATAACATGGGCTCAAACTGGAACAATTTATCTTTGGGATTTAGTATCAGA
The Candidatus Dependentiae bacterium genome window above contains:
- a CDS encoding ABC transporter ATP-binding protein, whose amino-acid sequence is MNTSSVLVVQNLTKIFPGKSKVQKPFTAVDNISFSIGEGEILGLLGPNGAGKTTTIHMLLGTLTATAGSVTVFGKNFLTHHSEVLQEVGFASTYINFPANLSVQENLTIHGMLYGLTGAVLRQRIARYLEKFHATGFARREVGTLSAGQKTRVMLVKAFMTEPKLLLLDEPTASLDPDVACEVREFILHEQQSRKLSILFTSHNMDEVATVCQRVLVLQNGKIIANDAPAVLAASISRARVQLVIVDGLKRLIAYAQRENLAYTVKERWIEVEVNEQSVAQFIMQVAQCGVQFSHIAIEKPTLEDYFLQIARAT
- a CDS encoding ribonucleotide-diphosphate reductase subunit beta, giving the protein MIGNIDKRKTIINNSSIDPNKILPMTYHWARQHYKDGVANNWTPEEVSMQKDVEQWKSQDCLTPEERKLILWNLGFFSTAESLTANNIVLAVYRHVTNPECRQYLLRQAYEEAVHTDTFIYCCDSLGLDPDYIYNMYQTIPSIKAKDDFVVDLTTTIFDPSFKTDGIKNIQRFLIDLVGYYVIMEGIFFYAGFAMMLALKRQQKMIGIGEQFEYIMRDESIHLAFGCDLINTIKAENPEVWDAEFQTKVVELIKKAVELESNYALDACPQGVMGINAQQFCLYVEHMADRRLERIGLPKIYNKPNPFPWMSQATDLTKEKNFFETRVTEYQTAGSLNWD
- a CDS encoding ribonucleoside-diphosphate reductase subunit alpha — encoded protein: MSNQLASTASQAPTSTVWGDLSIVQVSKRNGSLVPFEKEKIIKTIQRAAKGFEQSVSIELIFSELIKIIYDKISTRDLEKALVLATVSFIERDPAYSYVSARLFLQQIYKEAIGCSLTDERLAESYRKNFIEYISAGVEYEVLDKKLLEFDLEKLSHALEVENDFLFGYISIQTLYERYFRRHNGRVIELPQAFWMRVAMGLALNEKEFERTDRAIEFYRIFSSLRYVSSTPTLFHAGTPHPQLSSCYLTYVDDDLDHIFKCLKDNAHMSKWSGGLGNSWTQLRGTGSPISSIRVKSQGIIPFLKLANDVVAAINRSGSRRGATCAYLESWHYDFEDFLDLRRNTGDDRRRTHDMNTANWIPDLFMKRVIADESWTLFSPHETPDLHEIYGREFEQRYVEYEQKTHSGEIKFFKAVPARQLWRKMLSRLFETGHPWITFKDTCNIRSPQDHVGVVHSSNLCTEITLNTSKDETAVCNLGSINLARHVKDGKLDKDLLIDTINSAIRMLDNVIDINFYPTIEGKNSNLRHRPIGLGIMGFQDALFIIDIPMEDPRALELADTTMEFISYYAIAASSQLAKERGYYSSYKGSKWDRGIFPLDTLDLLEKERGIPVEVSRTSSMDWKPVREMVKKYGMRNSNLMAIAPTATISNIAGSFPSIEPIYKNIYVKANMSGEFTIINEYLVNDLKKLGLWNQDMLDQLKYCDGNIQLIQSIPVHIKEKYKEAFEIDPEWLIKMTAVRGKWIDQSQSHNVFMQGVSGQKLNDIYLLAWRSGLKATYYLRTLAASQIEKSTLDAQKFGFTQKREYSKVQESAIGQNDGQDETSFTGDLGQRSCGIEDESCESCQ
- a CDS encoding ankyrin repeat domain-containing protein; this encodes MKNVSKIIVLFGFFTVLITSTTWAMRPDFQQQLKERRERLEKERQEKLTQENAQNQTPTPQLEVQDQNIIQHQFTFDEDIEVIFKKYLPDNVLLNSNNNNNNVVTKQDSDTNTIDTDDLMLEEETIIPNSKSNQKKRKRNQGDELQHEVIKKSKIPASEVQLDKLYNQSMVIKYFPHNMHLKTEKYTVNKEILEQLINSDNLDISFGSSNQTALHYAVCYLDLQTVKCLIHAGANVNARDSQGQTPLHFCAKQDNLVWGARTLPGNTTTIKNLLYCGGIALPSKETSEKRTQIIDALRRGGADLNAQDNQGSTPLALIISNILNDRNNDEEFKNLLHTIESLLQEGAYLSIPSDHLIAEYTPGSIEGIKRKNALINLLLKYNVSFDQECKKLMVNAWSAFFLLNHQESK
- a CDS encoding branched-chain amino acid transport system II carrier protein, which codes for MKFSNSLTVGLAIFAMLFGAGNVVFPLGLGRTVGDQVLYALLGLCISAILIPVIGLIASMLFDGNYKKFMGTMGAIPAAVITFICMVLIGPFGAIPRCLTLAHAVIRWYVPGCTAFWFSFLAVVFIFICTMRKSLLVELLGKVFGPIKLVLLFSIIIVGIFSPLKPVDVGFTAFNSFIYGLREGFWMLDLLGTIFFSGLILEAVRRRAKSEKENLTTRDIAMIGLKGGIIGGLLLGLVYTGFCFIAAMHGAQLVDVAQDQILSALAISILGSHAGILANITVVIACITTALALTAVFADYIRNGVFNGRISYLYALLITTVCTFVMANLGFAGIMKMISPVVITCYPALVMLSLLNIANKLFGFKYIKVPVFGTLLMTIFLNLR